From the genome of Peptoniphilus sp. ING2-D1G:
GATTTCCTTATCCATTTTTTCCTCCTATTTAAAATCCTCTTCCATGTAACCTTCTTTCTTAAGCATCGATTTCAATACCGATATATCGCTTTTTATGTCCATGTAGTTGGTCTCGAAGGTGGTTTCCAACAAATTTCTAAAGGAATTTAAAATTTCCCTTAGAGCTTCTTCTATTTCAATTTTTAAAACTCTCTCATCTTCAAGCTGAACTTCACTGTTGCATATTTTTTCATATTCTGAAAATAGTTTAATTGTTTCAGGCAGGTAGTAATTTTTAAATTTTTCATAATCCGCCTTACGACTCTTGCTCTGTCCTTCCTGGTTTATGTTGGTGTAAAACTTCTCAAAAATTTGCAGAAGTTCTTCAGCATAGGATTTTACGGGCTCAGGCAATATCTTTTTGTACTTGAGAAGCTGTGCTGTATATTCAGCCTCAATGGTGGTGCCCTCCAAGCTCTTTTTAAAATCGTCTTCAACATAGTACTTCTTATACTCTACAAAGGTTTTGTTGTCCAAGACCGCTATGTTGTTATTTTCAATAAGTCGCGCTTCCTTTAAATATTCCTTATCTATGAAATTCTTTATGTCATCTACAACTGTTTTTTCTGTTG
Proteins encoded in this window:
- a CDS encoding putative membrane protein (Hypothetical protein) — translated: MRKDDYSENNEFQKFLNSEDLDKLKNVFSKVAKLSIEGINNFVESQTKRRETDIIPVKNERLVDQSPREEKTARIYLFILNVLRGVHVVIAAILGIAFVLDPDPDYIKILLAYFAPIILLTTIGVNKNKKSIDRMKRYRKYLSAFKNATVATVEDMALMANTTEKTVVDDIKNFIDKEYLKEARLIENNNIAVLDNKTFVEYKKYYVEDDFKKSLEGTTIEAEYTAQLLKYKKILPEPVKSYAEELLQIFEKFYTNINQEGQSKSRKADYEKFKNYYLPETIKLFSEYEKICNSEVQLEDERVLKIEIEEALREILNSFRNLLETTFETNYMDIKSDISVLKSMLKKEGYMEEDFK